The following proteins come from a genomic window of Actinacidiphila yeochonensis CN732:
- a CDS encoding HypC/HybG/HupF family hydrogenase formation chaperone codes for MCLAVPGRVLDVEERDGTRMATVDFGGVVKEVCLEYLPDLQVGEYTIVHVGFALQRLDEESARRTLDLFENLGLLEEEFGDPWEAAASEPVVAAGSEPAAAAPATATATATATAAETLTREVGR; via the coding sequence ATGTGCCTGGCGGTGCCCGGAAGGGTCCTGGACGTCGAGGAGCGCGACGGAACACGGATGGCGACCGTGGACTTCGGCGGCGTCGTGAAGGAGGTGTGCCTGGAGTACCTGCCGGACCTCCAGGTCGGCGAGTACACGATCGTGCACGTCGGCTTCGCCCTCCAGCGGCTGGACGAGGAGTCCGCGCGCCGGACCCTCGACCTGTTCGAGAACCTCGGACTCCTGGAGGAGGAGTTCGGCGACCCGTGGGAGGCGGCGGCGTCCGAACCGGTCGTGGCCGCGGGGTCGGAACCGGCAGCGGCAGCGCCGGCGACGGCGACGGCGACGGCGACGGCGACGGCGGCAGAGACGCTCACGCGGGAGGTCGGCCGGTGA
- the hypD gene encoding hydrogenase formation protein HypD, producing MKYIEEFQNPDLAKRLLDEIHATVTRPWALMEVCGGQTHSIIRHGIDQLLPEQIELIHGPGCPVCVTPLEMIDKALEIASRPGVLFCSFGDMLRVPGSGRDLFQVRAAGGDVRVVYSPLDALKLARQNPDRQVVFFGIGFETTAPPNAMAVHQAARLGVPNFSMLVSHVRVPPAIEAIMCSPDCRVDAFLAAGHVCSVMGTGEYPELAERFRVPIVVTGFEPLDILEGVRRSVRQLEAGRHTVENAYPRAVRPEGNPAARAMLADVFEVTDRAWRGIGTIPGSGWRLSERYRAFDAEHRFSVEDVTTLEPAACRAGEVLQGLLKPHECEAFGTVCTPRTPLGATMVSSEGACAAYYLYRRLGGTPVPAAGKEANPVG from the coding sequence GTGAAGTACATCGAGGAGTTCCAGAACCCGGACCTCGCGAAGCGGCTGCTGGACGAGATCCACGCGACCGTCACCCGGCCCTGGGCGCTGATGGAGGTGTGCGGCGGGCAGACCCACTCGATCATTCGGCACGGCATCGACCAGTTGCTGCCCGAGCAGATCGAGCTGATCCACGGCCCCGGCTGCCCGGTGTGCGTCACCCCGCTCGAAATGATCGACAAGGCGCTGGAGATCGCCTCCCGGCCCGGTGTCCTCTTCTGCTCCTTCGGCGACATGCTGCGGGTGCCGGGGTCCGGCCGCGACCTGTTCCAGGTCCGGGCGGCAGGCGGTGACGTCCGCGTCGTCTACTCGCCGCTGGACGCGCTGAAGCTGGCCCGGCAGAACCCCGACCGGCAGGTGGTGTTCTTCGGGATCGGCTTCGAGACCACCGCGCCGCCCAATGCCATGGCCGTCCACCAGGCCGCCCGGCTGGGCGTGCCGAACTTCAGCATGCTGGTCTCGCACGTGCGCGTCCCACCCGCCATCGAGGCGATCATGTGCTCACCGGACTGCCGGGTGGACGCCTTCCTGGCCGCCGGGCACGTGTGCAGCGTCATGGGCACCGGCGAGTACCCGGAGCTGGCCGAGCGGTTCCGGGTGCCGATCGTCGTCACCGGCTTCGAACCGCTGGACATCCTGGAGGGCGTACGCCGCTCCGTGCGCCAGCTGGAAGCCGGCCGGCACACCGTCGAGAACGCCTACCCGAGGGCCGTGCGCCCGGAGGGCAACCCGGCGGCGCGGGCGATGCTCGCCGATGTCTTCGAGGTCACCGACCGTGCCTGGCGCGGCATCGGGACCATCCCCGGCAGCGGCTGGCGGCTCTCCGAGCGCTACCGCGCCTTCGACGCCGAGCACCGCTTCTCCGTCGAGGACGTCACCACCCTCGAACCGGCCGCCTGCCGGGCCGGCGAGGTCCTCCAAGGGCTTCTCAAGCCGCACGAGTGCGAGGCCTTCGGCACCGTCTGCACCCCGCGCACCCCGCTCGGCGCCACGATGGTCTCCAGCGAGGGGGCCTGCGCCGCGTACTACCTCTACCGACGCCTCGGCGGCACGCCCGTGCCCGCCGCCGGCAAGGAGGCGAACCCCGTTGGCTGA